A part of Aegilops tauschii subsp. strangulata cultivar AL8/78 chromosome 2, Aet v6.0, whole genome shotgun sequence genomic DNA contains:
- the LOC109753584 gene encoding probable F-box protein At4g22165 encodes MEACSLARTTGLWSLPTHPRMFFSLLFRVLPRLLGLPPSLLKKFLKHEHIHPPHMETEVGGLPELPHELLVDIFALLDIPDLKRASSVCSSWRSVYTSLCSLGLYKRPQTPCLFYTSESAGESVAFLYSLAEKRSYKLTLPEPPIRSRHLIGSTNGWLVTADERSEMHLLNPLTCQQIALPSVITIEHVTPIFDEAGALCEYQYSRHTYGPYGLSTGRPSALALGQLRSYLYVKAFVFYDASAGGHIVVLIHNPFGQLSFARLGDDKWTWLPQHSFFHDCIYKDGLLYAVTSQGKILAFNLRGPVVTTELIMDIAKDILYENIYIVQAPCGGLLQVWRTQEASQYVEDAGPATHLTNTRDIKIFKVETTSEKLVGIDSLDDHVLLLGHNQTLCLSVEEYPHLKANHAYFTDDCKLYLFGWKNNRRDIGIYDLANNTCEELVSPQPWSNWPNPIWITPSLTKL; translated from the coding sequence ATGGAGGCTTGCAGCTTAGCCAGGACAACTGGCTTATGGAGTTTACCCACACACCCAAGGATGTTCTTCTCTCTGCTCTTCAGAGTTTTGCCCAGGCTGCTTGGTCTTCCCCCCAGTTTACTGAAGAAATTCCTCAAACACGAACATATTCATCCACCACACATGGAGACTGAAGTAGGCGGATTGCCGGAGCTGCCGCACGAACTCCTCGTGGATATATTTGCCCTCCTAGACATTCCCGACCTGAAGCGTGCCAGCTCCGTCTGCTCCTCCTGGCGCTCCGTTTATACCAGCCTATGCAGCCTTGGGCTGTACAAGCGGCCCCAGACGCCGTGCCTCTTCTACACCTCTGAATCTGCTGGTGAGAGTGTTGCCTTCCTCTACAGCCTCGCAGAGAAGAGGTCATACAAGTTGACTCTCCCGGAGCCGCCTATCCGCAGTAGGCATCTGATCGGCTCCACAAATGGCTGGCTGGTTACTGCTGATGAGAGGTCTGAGATGCATCTTCTAAATCCACTCACCTGTCAACAGATTGCTCTCCCGTCGGTGATCACCATCGAGCATGTGACCCCCATTTTTGATGAAGCAGGTGCCTTATGTGAGTACCAATACTCGCGACACacatatgggccatatgggctcTCTACTGGCCGACCTTCAGCCCTTGCTCTTGGCCAGCTACGGAGCTACCTCTATGTAAAGGCATTTGTATTTTATGATGCATCTGCAGGTGGACATATCGTGGTGCTTATCCACAATCCATTCGGGCAGCTTTCGTTTGCTAGGTTAGGGGATGACAAGTGGACCTGGCTGCCACAGCACTCTTTTTTTCATGACTGCATCTACAAGGATGGCCTATTATATGCAGTGACATCACAAGGGAAAATTCTCGCCTTCAATCTCAGAGGTCCTGTGGTCACAACAGAGTTAATCATGGACATTGCAAAAGACATTTTATATGAAAATATTTACATTGTCCAGGCTCCATGTGGCGGTCTACTTCAAGTCTGGAGAACCCAAGAGGCTAGTCAGTATGTTGAAGATGCTGGCCCTGCAACACATCTGACTAATACCAGAGATATCAAGATATTTAAAGTTGAAACCACGTCTGAAAAGCTTGTGGGAATAGATAGCTTGGATGATCATGTGTTGCTTCTTGGGCACAACCAAACACTTTGTCTAAGTGTTGAAGAGTATCCACATCTGAAAGCAAACCATGCCTATTTTACAGATGATTGCAAGCTGTATCTTTTTGGATGGAAGAATAACCGTCGTGATATTGGAATCTATGACTTGGCAAATAACACTTGTGAGGAACTTGTGTCCCCTCAGCCTTGGTCCAACTGGCCTAATCCCATATGGATAACACCAAGTCTTACAAAACTGTAA